In a single window of the Thermofilum uzonense genome:
- a CDS encoding KaiC domain-containing protein, translating to MSGVIEKVKTGIPGFDDLLYGGIPKRNIVLLSGGPGTGKTIFSQQYLYYGLVNGEPAVLVALEEHPVQIRRNMASFGWDVRRFEEEGKFAIVDAFTGGIGEAAKRERYVVKSVDDVSELIDVVRQAIRESKAERVVIDSVSTLYLTKPAMARGVLMQLKRVLAGLGATSIFVSQVSVTERGFGGPGVEHAVDGIVRLDLDEVDGELVRSLVIWKMRGTKHDMRRRPFDITDKGVVVYSNKVVKLKGIFYRVEEGGSSEQ from the coding sequence ATGAGTGGTGTTATCGAAAAAGTAAAAACTGGAATCCCGGGTTTCGACGATTTACTTTATGGTGGCATCCCGAAGAGAAACATCGTTTTGCTGTCGGGAGGTCCCGGAACCGGTAAGACCATCTTCTCGCAACAATATCTCTACTATGGTCTTGTCAATGGTGAGCCCGCTGTTCTCGTAGCCTTGGAGGAGCACCCGGTTCAAATCCGACGAAACATGGCTTCTTTTGGATGGGATGTTCGCCGCTTTGAAGAAGAAGGCAAATTTGCCATAGTTGATGCCTTTACTGGAGGAATCGGAGAGGCTGCCAAGAGGGAAAGGTACGTTGTTAAGAGCGTAGATGATGTCAGTGAACTCATAGACGTTGTACGGCAAGCTATAAGAGAATCTAAGGCTGAGAGAGTTGTCATCGACTCTGTCTCAACACTGTATCTGACAAAGCCTGCCATGGCGCGCGGTGTTCTGATGCAGCTGAAACGTGTGCTGGCTGGGCTTGGAGCTACTTCTATTTTCGTTTCCCAAGTGAGCGTGACCGAGAGAGGATTCGGCGGGCCTGGCGTGGAACACGCCGTTGACGGTATCGTACGCCTTGACCTTGATGAGGTAGATGGGGAACTCGTAAGATCCCTTGTTATATGGAAAATGAGGGGAACCAAACATGACATGAGGAGGAGACCTTTCGATATCACTGATAAGGGAGTCGTCGTCTACAGTAATAAGGTCGTAAAGCTTAAGGGAATCTTTTATAGAGTTGAAGAGGGGGGGTCTAGTGAGCAGTGA
- a CDS encoding transcriptional regulator, which produces MSSEIPLKPLGKDEIRKLELSLILGTLLRPDVIDAVRSAEDKITWLDSLVVAAGALARERAGYSIVRIAEELGRTESTIRNHLTAKTEAGRLVKETYDKLLQSGGKLELDIFSTKAEEELGALRKRVEELEKKLETVKKALEEILKNI; this is translated from the coding sequence GTGAGCAGTGAGATTCCACTCAAGCCTTTAGGAAAAGATGAGATAAGAAAGCTTGAACTCTCACTCATCCTCGGCACCCTTTTAAGACCAGACGTTATAGATGCGGTTAGGAGCGCTGAGGATAAAATCACTTGGCTAGACTCCCTCGTTGTAGCTGCTGGCGCGCTCGCACGTGAGAGAGCTGGTTACTCTATTGTCCGAATTGCCGAGGAACTGGGTAGAACAGAGTCCACTATTAGGAATCACCTTACTGCTAAAACTGAAGCCGGCAGGCTTGTGAAGGAGACATACGACAAGCTCTTGCAGAGTGGCGGCAAGCTTGAGCTAGATATATTTTCTACAAAGGCTGAGGAGGAGCTTGGAGCTCTAAGAAAACGCGTCGAGGAGTTAGAGAAAAAGCTTGAAACTGTTAAGAAAGCACTAGAGGAGATTCTCAAAAATATCTAG
- a CDS encoding glycosyltransferase has protein sequence MALKSVWMVTFEAIPFAKVGGLAEVPTNLLVPLSKKGIFSAIIMPSHSPVIDPRAEIVERLIEGKKYVFEKTMYKGIHFLRVHSDFLDDSRVYSEDVLLNKVVDLAKALPYIFTWASDLGLVEPDILHFHDWHSVVPLLKAKEKRGEDEKPYLVYHVHLLVRRKLDWATIEAAGLRRDWVHKAYLNGKTLHVTLREVFNSVEGFAEKLGLAESDQLITVSKSYLEEDLLGFLGRDVTRRGLVVYNGTDWQYETLIQEVLSIHRDKIEKTVGNTSNRSSLRKYLLLHALGQLPKGEPKIPDEKIKEYILERVAPPFREELKLDPFPFDGPLAITTGRLSRQKGFDTMAEAIEILLREFGEARIIFLVLPVWGGEKYVDVLIELSREYPYNVRVIFGIAPSVYKLSHLAADIFVAPSRWEPFGIMAIEALAAGCPVVGSKVGGLKETVLDIHEHDIKGTGLLVPPDNPYELADAMRNMLAFMEASNQGSLERYHRKIGDEKLLSILEEYLDAGEIIRKNAIDRVSSTFTWEKAADMLLEAYSRLAGPNTKGGV, from the coding sequence TTGGCTTTGAAGAGTGTCTGGATGGTTACCTTTGAAGCAATACCTTTCGCAAAGGTTGGGGGCCTAGCCGAGGTTCCGACAAACCTTCTAGTACCCCTTTCCAAAAAGGGAATATTCTCGGCTATAATCATGCCGTCTCATTCCCCGGTAATAGATCCTCGTGCAGAGATTGTAGAGAGGTTAATTGAGGGGAAAAAATACGTCTTCGAAAAAACAATGTACAAAGGCATCCATTTCCTCCGTGTTCACAGCGATTTTCTAGATGACTCCAGAGTATATTCAGAGGACGTTTTATTAAACAAAGTGGTGGATCTCGCAAAGGCTCTTCCATACATATTCACGTGGGCAAGTGATCTGGGACTAGTAGAGCCAGACATACTCCACTTTCATGACTGGCACTCTGTAGTACCATTGCTTAAAGCTAAGGAGAAGAGGGGAGAGGATGAGAAACCTTACCTGGTATACCACGTGCACCTCTTAGTTAGGAGAAAACTAGACTGGGCCACGATAGAGGCAGCAGGTCTTAGAAGGGACTGGGTTCATAAAGCATACCTAAATGGTAAAACCTTGCATGTTACCCTGCGAGAGGTTTTCAACTCGGTAGAAGGCTTTGCAGAAAAACTGGGCCTAGCGGAGTCAGACCAGTTGATCACCGTGAGTAAGTCGTACCTAGAGGAGGATCTTCTCGGCTTCCTAGGGAGAGATGTAACCCGTAGAGGGCTCGTAGTTTACAACGGCACTGACTGGCAGTATGAGACACTCATACAAGAGGTTTTGTCAATACATAGAGATAAGATTGAGAAGACCGTTGGGAATACTTCTAATCGATCTTCCCTTAGAAAATACTTGTTGCTTCATGCTCTGGGACAGTTACCAAAGGGTGAGCCAAAAATTCCAGATGAAAAAATAAAGGAATATATACTGGAACGGGTTGCTCCACCATTTCGTGAGGAATTGAAGCTAGACCCGTTCCCCTTTGATGGTCCCTTAGCGATAACAACCGGTAGGCTCTCCCGCCAAAAAGGCTTCGACACCATGGCTGAAGCCATCGAGATACTTCTTAGAGAATTCGGTGAGGCCAGGATAATTTTTCTTGTATTACCTGTATGGGGGGGAGAGAAGTACGTTGACGTACTTATCGAACTGTCTCGCGAGTATCCTTATAACGTCCGGGTGATTTTCGGCATCGCTCCCTCGGTCTATAAACTTTCACATCTCGCAGCCGACATTTTTGTGGCACCTTCACGCTGGGAACCATTCGGAATAATGGCTATAGAAGCCCTTGCCGCCGGCTGTCCTGTTGTGGGGAGCAAGGTGGGGGGTTTAAAGGAGACTGTTCTTGATATCCACGAGCACGATATTAAGGGAACAGGTCTGCTTGTCCCGCCCGATAACCCCTACGAGCTCGCAGACGCGATGCGAAACATGCTGGCCTTTATGGAAGCTTCAAACCAAGGCAGCTTAGAGAGATACCATAGGAAAATAGGGGATGAAAAACTTCTCTCCATCCTTGAAGAATACCTTGATGCTGGGGAGATAATACGCAAGAATGCGATTGACAGGGTGAGTAGTACGTTTACTTGGGAGAAAGCCGCAGACATGCTTCTTGAGGCCTACTCTAGGCTAGCCGGGCCTAACACTAAAGGCGGCGTTTAG
- a CDS encoding alpha-amylase/4-alpha-glucanotransferase domain-containing protein, with translation MKSTFIFILHFHQPIGQLKSILRRIQSNSYEMLLDLFSYFKDLPLTLHFSGPLLLYWREYYPDYLERMKDIIQNSRFEVLGGAFSESILSILPYEDRVEQLKRGRKLVEDLLGVRPKGLWLAERVWDPTLPSAIKEAAYSYVIVDDEVGYRSGLWRDDTHTAILTEYAGRKIGVLFIDANIRYILPWRTHTEVLDYIRSFRTPNGFKYVLWGSDAEKFGEWWPRENAEPWLRLFFHLLRESNDIQTLTPSEYIKRYGFTGLAYLGPWSYDKMIEWSGGYFPNFLRKYPEANNMHKKLLRVREKLVRLKAPPHAWENYYLAQCNDAYWHGLFGGTYLPILRQAIYEHLIKAERISESSALYYASGLRISEEDFDYDGRSEILIESLYTNFYIKPSDGGSLFELDIKLEGYEHNLINTMSRYAEPYLSGITDYRPDWYRRVSFREHIWKRDASLRDWIENTPFVDVSDLALKHYLVEHIGDGGVVLSAMGRDWSIRSQPSRIHVTKVYEVEDEGKTLRVKYIWRNMEKRFIDPKISIELSLMPKLPWDEESTPNYTVDDAYSRSFTERFESPWSRTIRISSKDYKEIVVENNKHAEVWVAPIETLARTEKGLKKELQGIGITFNHIVALNPGESFETQVTLRWL, from the coding sequence ATGAAGAGTACGTTTATCTTTATACTACACTTTCATCAGCCTATAGGCCAGCTAAAAAGCATCCTGAGGAGAATTCAGTCGAACTCCTATGAGATGCTTCTAGATCTCTTCTCATATTTCAAGGATCTGCCACTCACCCTACACTTCAGCGGCCCTCTTCTTCTTTACTGGCGAGAATACTATCCTGATTACCTCGAGCGTATGAAAGATATCATACAGAACAGCCGTTTCGAGGTTTTAGGGGGTGCTTTCTCAGAAAGTATTCTTTCGATTCTCCCATATGAGGATAGAGTTGAACAACTGAAACGGGGCAGAAAACTGGTAGAGGATTTACTCGGAGTTAGGCCCAAGGGGTTATGGCTTGCCGAAAGGGTCTGGGATCCCACGCTCCCATCAGCCATAAAGGAAGCTGCTTATTCCTATGTTATTGTAGACGACGAAGTTGGGTATAGGTCAGGGTTATGGCGGGATGATACTCACACAGCTATCCTCACAGAATACGCTGGTAGAAAAATAGGTGTTCTCTTTATAGATGCAAACATCAGGTACATATTACCCTGGAGAACACATACGGAAGTCCTCGATTATATTAGAAGCTTCCGAACACCTAACGGATTTAAATACGTCTTATGGGGGAGCGACGCGGAGAAGTTTGGCGAGTGGTGGCCCCGTGAAAACGCGGAGCCCTGGCTAAGACTATTTTTCCACCTTCTTAGGGAAAGCAATGACATTCAAACTCTCACTCCATCTGAATACATTAAACGCTATGGTTTCACAGGTCTAGCATACCTTGGTCCATGGAGCTATGATAAGATGATTGAGTGGAGCGGAGGCTATTTTCCTAACTTCCTTCGAAAATACCCTGAAGCAAACAACATGCATAAGAAGCTCCTTCGCGTACGCGAGAAGCTTGTAAGGCTCAAGGCCCCTCCACATGCCTGGGAGAATTATTATCTTGCACAGTGTAACGACGCGTACTGGCATGGTCTGTTTGGCGGTACCTATCTACCGATTCTCAGGCAAGCCATATACGAACATCTCATAAAGGCTGAAAGGATTTCAGAGAGCTCAGCGTTGTACTATGCAAGTGGTTTGAGAATATCCGAAGAGGATTTTGATTATGATGGCCGAAGCGAAATACTCATCGAATCTCTTTACACGAACTTTTATATCAAGCCCAGCGATGGCGGCTCCTTGTTCGAGCTCGACATTAAACTTGAGGGCTACGAGCACAACCTAATTAATACAATGTCACGATATGCAGAGCCATATCTAAGTGGGATTACAGACTATAGGCCAGATTGGTACCGCAGGGTATCATTCCGGGAACATATATGGAAGCGTGATGCGAGTCTTAGAGACTGGATAGAAAACACTCCTTTTGTAGACGTGAGCGATCTAGCCCTTAAACACTACTTGGTCGAACATATAGGGGATGGAGGCGTAGTCCTATCTGCAATGGGACGTGACTGGAGTATAAGAAGTCAACCTTCACGAATTCATGTTACCAAGGTTTATGAAGTTGAAGATGAAGGAAAGACTCTTAGAGTCAAATACATCTGGAGAAACATGGAGAAACGATTCATAGACCCTAAAATATCTATCGAGCTATCCTTGATGCCCAAACTCCCCTGGGACGAGGAGAGCACTCCTAATTACACCGTGGACGATGCGTATAGCCGAAGCTTTACAGAGAGGTTTGAGAGTCCATGGTCACGCACGATTCGAATCTCCTCGAAGGATTATAAGGAAATAGTAGTCGAGAACAACAAGCACGCTGAAGTCTGGGTGGCTCCGATCGAGACACTTGCCAGAACCGAAAAAGGGTTAAAGAAGGAGCTTCAAGGAATAGGCATAACGTTTAATCACATAGTGGCATTGAATCCAGGAGAGTCGTTTGAGACTCAGGTGACTCTACGTTGGCTTTGA